In Pirellulales bacterium, the genomic stretch TGTGTTAGCACGCGCCGTCGGACGTTTTTCTTCGATACGCCAGCCCTGCTATCAGTCCGCGAACCGCAGTAGCGCGTAGCTTTTCTTGCCCGAGCGCAGTACCAGCACCGTTTCGCTGGCGAGGTCTGTTACGCCTAAAACCACCTCCGCACCGGCTATACGTCGATTGTTCACGTAGCCTCCCCCTTGCGTCATGGTGCGGCGTGCGTCTCCCTTGCTCTTGGCTAGACCGGCCGTGACAAAAGCGTCGACGACGTTGAGCCCGGCAGCCAAGGTTGCCCGCGGCACGGTCTGACTGGGAACGTCGGCAAAAATCTCGCTCAGCTCCGCGTCGGAAAGTGCCTCGATCTCGGCCCCAAAGAGAATCTCCGTCGCACGCTGGGCTTTGGTCAGCCCGGCGCTACCATGAACGAGTCGGGTGATCTCCTCGGCCAGCCGGCGCTGACTTTCGCGTCGGCCGGGGTCGGCAGCGCGGGCCGCGTCGAGCGATTCAATTTCGTCGCGAGACAAATCCGTGAAGAAACGCAAGCACTTGCCCGCATCCGCATCGTCGACATTGATCCAATACTGATAGAAGCGGTAGGGACTAGTCCGTTCGGGCGAAAGCCAAAGGGCGCCCGACTCGGTTTTTCCCATCTTCGTACCGTCGCTCTTGGTCAAGAGCGGGCAGGTAATACCATACAACTGTACGGCACGCATCCGTCTTGCCAGATCGATTCCGGCCGTGATATTGCCCCACTGGTCGCTGCCGCCGATTTGCAGCTCGCAGCCAAAGTCTTGATTCAGGTGCACGAAATCGTACGCTTGCAGCAACATGTAACTGAACTCGGTGAAGCTCAAGCCGCTGTCGCTGCGCTCAAGGCGGCTGCGTACTGAATCCTTGGCCAACATTACATTGACCGGAAAGTTCTTGCCCACGTCTCGCAGGAAATCGAGGTAACTGAATCCGCGCATCCAGTCATAATTGTTGACGAGCCGCGCGCCAGTGGGGCCCGAATCAAAATCCAGGAACGCGCGCATCTGGGACTGCATGGCGGCGACATTTTGCGCTAGTGCTTCCGCCGACAGCAGATTGCGTTCCTCGCTCTTGCCGCTGGGGTCGCCGATCATTCCTGTCGCACCTCCGACCAACGCGATCGGCGGGTGGCCCGCGCGCTGAAAACGGCGGAGCATCATAAGCGCCACCATGTGCCCCACGTGCAGGCTATCGGCCGTAGGATCAAAGCCGGCATAGACGGCGCACGGCTGTTCCATCAGCCGACGCCGCAGGTGGACTTCATCCGTGGTCTGGTGGATCAAGCCTCGCCAGGAGAGTTCTTCGTAAATATCGTACACGTAGGATCCTTGTCGTTTTGATCACACAATGTCGGAAGAAGGTCGGCGGCGAGCCATCCTAACGGAAGGCCCGCTGGTGGCGGTAGTGCAGCGTCGCAGCGACTTGGCAACTGAACCGGCATTCCCTTCACCTCCGTATCCTGGAGGGATATTAAGGGGGTCAAACGCCCTTCCGCGGTGAGCGGTCGCCCCGACCCGCAGATCCCAGGCAGGCGGCGTCTCGGACTGTGGCTATCTGCAATTCCGGACCACTAATCACGTTATGGTATCCCGATTGCTCCGCTCGAAAAGACCAGACGGTTCGGCTCCCCCAGGCCGGTCCGGACGTGACGTATGATTGAATGGCCGTCCCGTGACGGCACTTCTCAATCCATTGGCAAAGGACTCGACTCATGAGCATTCTCAGCCGATTGGGGGCTGTTCTATTGTTGTGCGTCGCCGGCATCGTTCATGCGGACGACGCTGCGCCAACCGGCGATCAGGCGAACGCTGCCGAGAC encodes the following:
- the tyrS gene encoding tyrosine--tRNA ligase — encoded protein: MYDIYEELSWRGLIHQTTDEVHLRRRLMEQPCAVYAGFDPTADSLHVGHMVALMMLRRFQRAGHPPIALVGGATGMIGDPSGKSEERNLLSAEALAQNVAAMQSQMRAFLDFDSGPTGARLVNNYDWMRGFSYLDFLRDVGKNFPVNVMLAKDSVRSRLERSDSGLSFTEFSYMLLQAYDFVHLNQDFGCELQIGGSDQWGNITAGIDLARRMRAVQLYGITCPLLTKSDGTKMGKTESGALWLSPERTSPYRFYQYWINVDDADAGKCLRFFTDLSRDEIESLDAARAADPGRRESQRRLAEEITRLVHGSAGLTKAQRATEILFGAEIEALSDAELSEIFADVPSQTVPRATLAAGLNVVDAFVTAGLAKSKGDARRTMTQGGGYVNNRRIAGAEVVLGVTDLASETVLVLRSGKKSYALLRFAD